The following DNA comes from Sphingorhabdus sp. M41.
CATCACTACTGATGTCGAAAACTACCCCGGCTTTCGCGATGTAATCCAGGGGCCGTGGCTGATGGAAGAGATGCAGGCGCAGGCTGAAAAAGTCGGTACACGCACGATTTTCGATACGATTGTCGACGTCGATTTCTCCCAGCGCCCGTTCCGGATGACCGGCGATGGCGGCGATATCTATGAAGGTGATACATTGGTGATTGCAACCGGTGCGCAGGCCAAATGGCTGGGCCTACCCGGTGAAGAAGAATTGTCAGGGAAGGGCGTTTCGGCCTGCGCAACCTGCGACGGATTTTTCTATCGCGGCAAGAAGGTAGCGGTGATCGGAGGCGGCAATACCGCGGTCGAGGAAGCGCTCTACATGACCAACCATAGCGATGATGTGACGCTAATCCATCGCCGCGACAGCCTGCGGGCGGAGAAGATCCTGCAGGATCGGCTCTTTGCCAATCCCAAGATTTCCGTGTTGTGGAACACCAATGTCGAACGCTTTGTCGGCGGCGGCGAGCCTGTCGGGCTGGTCGGACTGGACTTGGTCGATACGCAGACTGGCGAGAAGAGCCACCTTGCTCTCGACGGCGCGTTCGTTGCGATCGGACACGCGCCTGCAACCGAGATTTTCAAGGGCCATCTCGATCTGATCGACGGCGGATACATCCAGGTTGAACCGGGTACGCCGAAAACCAAGATTCCGGGCCTGTTTGCCTGTGGCGATGTCATGGATCATGTCTATCGGCAGGCGGTGACTGCAGCAGGAACGGGCTGCATGGCGGCGCTTGATGCCGAGCGTTTTCTGGCCGAACAGGAATTTGAGCTGATCGCCGCCGAATAGTCAGGCGGCGCGCAGCGCTTCCAGCAATTTTTCGGTGAGCCATTCTCTGGCCGCTTTATCTGCGAAACTATGTGATGCACTGTCGAGGGGCTCGACGGTTATTGTGACTTTGTCTCTCACTTGCGCAAAATCTGCGCTGTTCCAGGCGGCGAGAAATGCGCGTGCGGTGGTATCGCGCTTTGCCAACAAAATACGGGTATTCGCTTCCAGTCCCGACAGAGCCTTGCGCAACTGCAATGAAAGCGCGCTATTTTCTTCTGATCGGGTGGCCTGTTTCAGGCCTTTCAGCAATTTCCCGAAATCGATTTTTCCGGAGAGCAGATCGACAATCGTGCGCGGATTCTTTATCCGGTCCCAGTAGCGGGAGCGGATCGCTGCTGAGGACATTGTCGGTTGTGTTTCGTCCGGTACGACTCTGCTCTCGATCACCCAGGGATTGGCCAGAATATAGCCATTGATTCCGGCATCCGGTCCGAACAGAGCCAAAGCGGTCGCCGCATCGCAATTGCCGAAGGCGACGACCGACGTTATCTGCGGCTGTTCCTGCCGGAGAAATTCTGCGGCTGCCGCAATTTCATCCGCGCTACCCAGAAATCCTTGGTTGTCGCCACTGCTTTCGCCAATTCCGCGCCGGTCGTAACGAAGCACCGGAAAGCCCTGTTCCGAAATCCGCAGCGCCAATCCTGCCATTCCACTATGGGCGCCCGAGCGGATTTCATTGCCGCCGCTGACGATGAGCAAGGCGGTCGTGCCTGTTGCGGAATCCAGCGTCGCCGCGAGCTTGTCGCTCTTACAGGCTATATGGTGAAAGCTCCGCGTCATTGGCCCATCCACGCGGCGATATCCTGCGCGATAGCGGAGGACATCACTGGATCATCATCCGGTTCGGCGCGGAGCCAGAGGGCGGAGCCGGGGATTTGTACATCGTGGGGCTTGTCGTCGGAATCGAGTCGCACGATCCGCTGACTTTTCAGTTCCGCTATCTGTGCAGCCTCGAGTTGCGCAAACAACCCGGAACCGATGATGTTTCCAGCCAGTTCCAGCGGTCCGGTCCTGGCCAGTTCGGCCAGTGCGGCGAGGCTCGTGTTCTGTCCAGCCTCGCGGTCAGCCGCAACCCTGGTCCGCATCATCGTCCGCAGGATGGTCGCGCCTTTTACCGGGCTGAGAATCCAGTGATCGGCCCTTTGCATTTCCGCAACGGCCAAAGCGCCGCCGCGGAACGAGGCAATATGAGAGATTTGATGCTGTTGTGCGCAGGCCTGAACGGCTTTCTGCCAGTCGGATAGCGTGATCTCTTCCAGCGCGGCCAGGCTTTCATTGGTGCCGGGAAGATCAGGGAGGAAACTGCTGATTTCAAGGGCATGCAGCGACCGCATGACATCGACCAGCATCTTGCGCATCCGGTTCATCTCGTCGAACAGGGGAGGGACGAGCATGACGCGGCGGGCAGACCGGACTGCAAGGGACAAACATAATTCTTTGCGATCCGCAAATTCGTAGGAGACGAATGCGGGGATGAGCGTCACTCGGTGACTTTCATCTCGGCAAATGCAACCAGATTGCCAAAGGTTTCAAAAAGTTCGCCGTCCACTTCATCATCGTCGATCATGATATTCAGACGATCTTCCAGTTCGGTGAGCAGCCCGGCAACAGCCATGCTGTCCAATTCGGGAAGGGCACCGAAAAGTTCGGTCTCCGCCGTAAATTCCGCGACCTGTTCCTCGCTTAGCCCCAGAATGTCCCGCATCACTGCGCGCACGGCGGCTTCCGGCATTAACTCGACCTTATTCTGCATCAAAAACCCCCGAATCCCGGATATCGGCGTTTCCCTAAAGCGATGTGCGCTTTCCGGCAAGGCCCGAGGCATAGTGTCGCAAAATAGGTAGCCAGGACAAGGGATTGTTCGGCCAGTAAAATTCCAGCCGGTAGCGGTCCCGGACCTCTTCCATCCACTCGCGCTTGTAGCCGTCATTACCGGTGCCAAAGTCGATCAGATCGACATGATCGATGTCGATCGCGTGCTGGAACATGGCAACAGACAGCAGCGTTCCGGGAGATGTTTTTGTCGCGTCTTCAATATGTGCCAGCTTGTGGATCAGTGCTTCGCCATTTTCGACTGTCCAGAATTGTGCGGCGACCGGCTCTCCGTCGATATAGGCCAGACCCAGGCGCATGCAGCCTGCTGCCGCTTCGTGTTGGGCCAGCTTTTTCAGAAAATCGGGATTGCCCTCTTCCGGTTTCCAGCTGCGCTCATAAACCGACACATAATCATCCCAATCCTCATCGGAAAATTGCGTTTCAATCCGGACCGATACAAGATTTTTCTTCGCTTTGCGGCGTACCGTGTTGCGCAGCTGACCGGGGCGATCGGCCCAATATTGGTCGAAGGTACGCCCCTTGACGTTGAGAATATGATTGTCATCCGCCTTTGACCGGAAGACGATCCAGCCCGCTTGCTCGAACGCACGTTCGGTCAGGCTGGCAGCGGAATCTTCGTCCGGAACCGGCGTGATTTCAATATGATGAGAGCTCGATTTGAGCTGTGTTGCGAGTTTGGCGAGCAATGCCAATTTGGTCACTTCGTCATAATCACCCAGAAAAATCGGGCGAAAGGTGAAATTATACCAGTTGGCCAGTGCTGCATGGCGGCCGAGGCCGGTTTTCATCAGGAACATCCACGCTTCGGCTTCGCCTTCGGTGCTGTGGACAATCAATGGTGATTTGTCCGGCAGGCACAGCTCGTGCAGCGGCTTCAGCCATTCGATCCGGTCGAACAGCGACTTCTGGACTGATCGGCCCAGTTTTTCTCCCGCAATGGCTTGCACGGACTGAAAATTGCTATGATATTCACTGGTCATGGCTAAGGTCGTATCTGTCACAAATCTGCTCTTTTTCCCATAGGTCAAAAATTGAACATCACTCCCGAAACCGCCGCATTCCCGCTCGACCATCTGGCGATAGGCAAGAATCCGGATGCAAGCGCTCTCGTCACGCGTTCGGGGACTCTTAGCTACAAGATGTTAAATCATCGTGTCGGCTTGCTGGCGGCATGGCTGCAAGGGCAGGGCTTGGCCAGGGGTGACAGGATAGCGACATGGCTGTCCAAGACCGAACTGGCTTGCGTCATGCCGCTGGCGGCGGCCCGGGCAGGCCTGGTCCACGTGCCGGTCAATCCCTTGCTCAAGCAGGCGCAGGTTGCGCATATTATGGCCGATAGCGGCGCCAAACTGCTGATCAGCAATTCCGGGCGTCTGAAAACTCTCGAAGACAGCCGCAAACAGGATTGTGAATTGTTCGAGGACAAGGCTGTTGAGACTTTTCTGGAATCCGTCAAAATATCAATGGAGCCCAGTGCGGAATCCACCGACACCAATGATCTGGCCGCAATCCTGTACACCAGCGGGTCTACGGGCCGCCCGAAAGGGGTCATGCTCAGCCATGCCAATCTGACGCTGGGCGCGCTCAGCGTGGCCGAATATCTGAAGCTTTCAGCCAACGACCGCACGATATGCGTGTTGCCGTTGAGCTTTGACTATGGCCAGAACCAGTTGCTCTCGACATGGGCTGTTGGCGGATGCGCAGTGCCGATGGATTATCTTACTCCGCGGGATGTCCTGAAGGCCTGCGCTCGCGAACAGATCACAACTTTAGCGGCGGTACCACCACTGTGGGTGCAACTGGTGGAGCATGAATGGCCGGAAGAAGCGGTCGCC
Coding sequences within:
- the trxB gene encoding thioredoxin-disulfide reductase, which encodes MAETHRTKMLILGSGPAGLSAAIYGARAGLEPIVVQGLQPGGQLTITTDVENYPGFRDVIQGPWLMEEMQAQAEKVGTRTIFDTIVDVDFSQRPFRMTGDGGDIYEGDTLVIATGAQAKWLGLPGEEELSGKGVSACATCDGFFYRGKKVAVIGGGNTAVEEALYMTNHSDDVTLIHRRDSLRAEKILQDRLFANPKISVLWNTNVERFVGGGEPVGLVGLDLVDTQTGEKSHLALDGAFVAIGHAPATEIFKGHLDLIDGGYIQVEPGTPKTKIPGLFACGDVMDHVYRQAVTAAGTGCMAALDAERFLAEQEFELIAAE
- a CDS encoding hydrolase 1, exosortase A system-associated, with product MTRSFHHIACKSDKLAATLDSATGTTALLIVSGGNEIRSGAHSGMAGLALRISEQGFPVLRYDRRGIGESSGDNQGFLGSADEIAAAAEFLRQEQPQITSVVAFGNCDAATALALFGPDAGINGYILANPWVIESRVVPDETQPTMSSAAIRSRYWDRIKNPRTIVDLLSGKIDFGKLLKGLKQATRSEENSALSLQLRKALSGLEANTRILLAKRDTTARAFLAAWNSADFAQVRDKVTITVEPLDSASHSFADKAAREWLTEKLLEALRAA
- a CDS encoding acyl carrier protein translates to MQNKVELMPEAAVRAVMRDILGLSEEQVAEFTAETELFGALPELDSMAVAGLLTELEDRLNIMIDDDEVDGELFETFGNLVAFAEMKVTE
- a CDS encoding GNAT family N-acetyltransferase, with protein sequence MTDTTLAMTSEYHSNFQSVQAIAGEKLGRSVQKSLFDRIEWLKPLHELCLPDKSPLIVHSTEGEAEAWMFLMKTGLGRHAALANWYNFTFRPIFLGDYDEVTKLALLAKLATQLKSSSHHIEITPVPDEDSAASLTERAFEQAGWIVFRSKADDNHILNVKGRTFDQYWADRPGQLRNTVRRKAKKNLVSVRIETQFSDEDWDDYVSVYERSWKPEEGNPDFLKKLAQHEAAAGCMRLGLAYIDGEPVAAQFWTVENGEALIHKLAHIEDATKTSPGTLLSVAMFQHAIDIDHVDLIDFGTGNDGYKREWMEEVRDRYRLEFYWPNNPLSWLPILRHYASGLAGKRTSL
- a CDS encoding acyl-CoA ligase (AMP-forming), exosortase A system-associated, which translates into the protein MNITPETAAFPLDHLAIGKNPDASALVTRSGTLSYKMLNHRVGLLAAWLQGQGLARGDRIATWLSKTELACVMPLAAARAGLVHVPVNPLLKQAQVAHIMADSGAKLLISNSGRLKTLEDSRKQDCELFEDKAVETFLESVKISMEPSAESTDTNDLAAILYTSGSTGRPKGVMLSHANLTLGALSVAEYLKLSANDRTICVLPLSFDYGQNQLLSTWAVGGCAVPMDYLTPRDVLKACAREQITTLAAVPPLWVQLVEHEWPEEAVASMRRLTNSGGALTPTLVKQLRGIFGSGTDIYAMYGLTEAFRSTYLDPALIDDNPTSMGTAIPYAEILVVDETGTVAGADQPGELVHCGPLVAQGYWNDPERTAQRFKSAPEASRYAGTAVFSGDTVKRGDDGLLYFVGRDDAMIKSSGNRISPTEIEEIAVESGMVAEAVALGVPDERLGHAIRLFVRPVEQGAETSAVAEQLAKYLKQNLPNFMHPRDIILLSEFPKNPNGKLDRTALASMDIE